In the Thermus antranikianii DSM 12462 genome, CCCCACCCGCAGGTCCACATCCTTGAGAAGCTCCCGCATGAGCTCGTGCTTCCTTCCGCCCTCCATGGCGGCGTAGGGGTTTTCCCGCACCTCGAGGAGGCTCACCTTTCCTCCCCCTTCCACCTCGTAGATGGCGAAGCGGGGGGCGTGCCCGAAAGGACCCGGGTAAACCTTCTGGTCGTCGTTTTTGGATAGGGCGATGGCGATGCGCATAGCCCTAGGATACACCCCGGAGGTATCAAGGGTCAGGGGTGCGCCGCCACTCCCCGCTCTTCCCCCCCGCCTTGTGCAAAAGCTGCACCCTCGAGATCACCAGGCCCTTGGAGGCTGCCTTCAACATGTCGTACACGGTGAGGGCCGCCACGGCGCAGGCGGTTAGGGCCTCCATCTCCACCCCGGTTTCCGCCTTGGTGCGCACCGTGGCCTCGATGCGCACCCGCCTGGCCTCCCTTTCCAGCTCCACCCTCACCTCCACCCCGGTGAGGGGCAGAGGGTGGCAAAGGGGAATGAGCTCAGAAGTCTTCTTGGCCCCCATGATGCCCGCAAGCTGGGCCACCGCGAGGGGATCCCCCTTCCCCACACCCCCCTTTTCCAGGGCGGCCAGGGCCTCTTCCGTGAGCTCCACATAGGCCTCGGCGGTGGCGGTGCGGAAGGTGGCGGACTTCTCCGTCACGTCCACCATGTGGGGCCTGCCGTCCTTAAAGTGGGTGAGGTCCATGCCTCCAGTCTAGGGCCTGGGCAGGGCTACCCGCCAAAACCCATCCCGCTCACAAAGCGCAGGATGGGATCCCGCATGAAGTAGACAAAGAGCAAGACCAGCAACTGCAACCCGATGAAGGGGATCCCGCCCAGATAGATATCCGTGGTCTTCACCTCCTTGGGGGCCACGTTCCGCAGGTAGAAGAGGGCAAAGCCAAAGGGCGGGGTGAGAAAGGAGGTCTGCAGGTTCACCCCCACCATAAGGCCGAACCAGAGCTTGTCGATGTTCAAGGCCTCGGCCCCGATGGCCAGAAGGGGCAGGGCGATGAAGGCGATCTCAAAGAAGTCGATGAAGAAGCCCAGCAGGAAGACCAACACCATCACGAAGAGGATGAAGCCCACCTCGCCGCCGGGCAAACCGGTAAGGAAACCTTCCACCCAGAGGTCCCCATCCACCCCGCGGAAGACCAGGCTGAAAAGGGTGGAGCCGATAAGGATGAAGATGACGAAGGCCGTGAGCTTGGCCGTACCCTCCATGGCCCCGTAGAGGACCTGGAAGGAAAGCCTGCGGTTCAAAGCCGCCAGGATCAAGGCCCCCACCACCCCCATGGCCCCGGCCTCCGTGGGGGTGGCCAGGCCGATGAGCACCGTACCCAGCACCAGGAAGATGAGGACCAAGGGGGGCACCATGGAAAGAAGGGCCCTTCGGAGGAGGGGATTCCTGCGGATCCAGGGAAGGAGGACCAGGGTCCAAACCCCCAAGGCCAAGACCACCTCCAGCCACTCCGCCCAGGCGGGCAGGAAGCGCCCCACCGCATAAGCCCCCACCCCCACCAGCAGATAGGAGAGAAGGGCAAAAGCCGCCTGGGCTTCCTTACCGGCGTCTGGCCGGGCTTCCGGAGGAAGGGCGGGAACCCACCTTGGGCGGAAAAGGGCCACGTAGATCACGTAAAGGAAGTAAAAGCCCACGGTAAGGGCGGAGGGAATCAAAGCGGCCTTGTACATATCCCCCACGGAAACCCCTAGCTGGTCCGACAAAACAATGAGGACCACGCTTGGGGGGATGATCTGGGCCAGGGTGGCCGAGCCCAGGATCACCCCGCTGGCAAAGCGGGGGTTATAGCCGTACTTCAGCATGATGGGCAGGGAGATAAGGCCCATGGCCATCACGCTGGCCGCCACCACCCCAGTAGTGGCGGCCAAGATGGCCCCCACGAAAACCACGCTTAAGGCCAAGCCCCCGCGAAGGGGTCCGAAGAGCTTCCCCATGGTGTCCAGGAGGTCTTCGGCCAGGCCGCTTTTCTCCAGGATGATGCCCATGAAGGTGAAGAAGGGAATGGCCAGGAGAAGCTGGTTGGACATGATGCCGAAGATGCGGTCGGGCATGGCCTTAAGGAGGGGTGCGGGGAAGATGTCCAGGGCGATGCCCAAAAAGCCGAAAACGATCCCCACCGCCCCCAAGGAGAAGGCCACGGGGTAGCCGGAAAGCAAAAAGACCACCAGGGCCAAAAACATCAGGGGAGGCATGAGGCTTTCCAGGTTCATTCCACCACCTCCCGTTCCTCCTCCGCCAGTTGCAGATGCCCCGTGAGGTAGGCGATCCGCTTGATGAGCTCGGAAATTCCTTGGAGGGTCAATAGGGCAAAGCCCAAGGGCAAGGCCAGCTTGATGGGCCAGCGGGGAAGCCCTCCCACATCGGGGGACATCTCCTTCCCCAGGAAGGAGTTCATGGCCCAGGGCCAGGAGAGGTAGATGACCCCCACCGCCATGGGCAGAAGGAAGAGCACCGTCCCCACCACGTCGATCCAGGCCTGGGCGCGCTTGGAGAAGCGACCGGAAACGAGGTCGATGCGCACGTGGGCGTTGTGCTTCAAGGCGTAGGCCCCGCCCAGGAGGAAGATGAGGCTAAACATGTACCACTGGGCCTCGAGGTAGGCGTTGGAGCTGTAGCTGAAGCCGTAGCGCATGACGGCGTTGCCCGCAGAAAGCAGGGCCACCAAAAGCACCAGCCACACGGTGATTCTGCCTATGGCCTCAGTTAGGGCATCGATGGCTTGCGAAAGACCCAAGAGAAAGCGCATTCCCAACCCCCCTTAAAAACCCGCCCCATCCTACCCAGGACAACCTGGGATGTCAACGTGGGATTGCGTCCAGAAGGGATTTTGCCTTTCCCCGGCCTCCTTCCACCCCAAGCCCTTAACGTGCCCGGCGGATCGGGGCTACCAGGAAGGCCCCCAGGAGAAAGCAGGTCC is a window encoding:
- a CDS encoding NifB/NifX family molybdenum-iron cluster-binding protein, producing MRIAIALSKNDDQKVYPGPFGHAPRFAIYEVEGGGKVSLLEVRENPYAAMEGGRKHELMRELLKDVDLRVGARFGHGGSMGAFPMAERLEVGPVSVAEALEKVRAR
- the moaC gene encoding cyclic pyranopterin monophosphate synthase MoaC — translated: MDLTHFKDGRPHMVDVTEKSATFRTATAEAYVELTEEALAALEKGGVGKGDPLAVAQLAGIMGAKKTSELIPLCHPLPLTGVEVRVELEREARRVRIEATVRTKAETGVEMEALTACAVAALTVYDMLKAASKGLVISRVQLLHKAGGKSGEWRRTPDP
- a CDS encoding TRAP transporter large permease; protein product: MNLESLMPPLMFLALVVFLLSGYPVAFSLGAVGIVFGFLGIALDIFPAPLLKAMPDRIFGIMSNQLLLAIPFFTFMGIILEKSGLAEDLLDTMGKLFGPLRGGLALSVVFVGAILAATTGVVAASVMAMGLISLPIMLKYGYNPRFASGVILGSATLAQIIPPSVVLIVLSDQLGVSVGDMYKAALIPSALTVGFYFLYVIYVALFRPRWVPALPPEARPDAGKEAQAAFALLSYLLVGVGAYAVGRFLPAWAEWLEVVLALGVWTLVLLPWIRRNPLLRRALLSMVPPLVLIFLVLGTVLIGLATPTEAGAMGVVGALILAALNRRLSFQVLYGAMEGTAKLTAFVIFILIGSTLFSLVFRGVDGDLWVEGFLTGLPGGEVGFILFVMVLVFLLGFFIDFFEIAFIALPLLAIGAEALNIDKLWFGLMVGVNLQTSFLTPPFGFALFYLRNVAPKEVKTTDIYLGGIPFIGLQLLVLLFVYFMRDPILRFVSGMGFGG
- a CDS encoding TRAP transporter small permease subunit: MRFLLGLSQAIDALTEAIGRITVWLVLLVALLSAGNAVMRYGFSYSSNAYLEAQWYMFSLIFLLGGAYALKHNAHVRIDLVSGRFSKRAQAWIDVVGTVLFLLPMAVGVIYLSWPWAMNSFLGKEMSPDVGGLPRWPIKLALPLGFALLTLQGISELIKRIAYLTGHLQLAEEEREVVE